The genomic window AACTAGATTGATCTTTGAAGCCTTCTTCAATATCCGATAGTTTACCATGTGAATTTGTTTCACCATGCTGATCAATAATTCTATATGTTGCATTACATGGGTTAGTATTGTCAATAAGTAGGACTTGAACATGGAAGTCATCAGAATAAGTCGTATAAAAAATATGATATCCAATTTTATTATTAATACTTTTGTTGATAAATGCCATTAATAAGCCTTTTTTTATACTTAGAGCGTCGTAAGTTACAACATCTTTAACCTTCTGAATATTTGTAAATATTGGTTTAAGTAGTTCATTATCTTTATAAATCACATAATTGCTAATATATCCTTTTTTTTCAAATTCTCAGCTCTAAAAGTGCCAGACAACAAACTTTCTGAATTTGTTACTTTTTCAGTTGAATCGTCATATGTATAAAAATCTGTATTATTGTTTAGTAAGGCGCCAATATATCTATCTGTAGCAAAAACACAATAATTCCTTGTTTTTCTATATTCTCCCGCACTAGGAGACATATTCTGTTTCTCCTGAAATTTGTCCATTCTCATAGTATCCATGAATCATAAAGCCAGTAAAGGGTTTATCCATATAATTATATAACATACCTCCAGTATAAATATTCATGTCTTTTTCCTCTAAATTTTCAATGTCTACTCTTTCTTTTTCTGGTCTTCTTTTATGTATACTCATGTTTTCTGTTTAAATTTATTATATTTTCCTTTTCCATGAAAATAGTTATTGTATAATTAAAAATATCCACAAAACTTAAAGCTTTGCGGATGTTATAATTATTCTTTAATGATATCAAATAATATTGGGCTTAATGCGACAAAAGGTGTCGTGCTTTAATTTTGTTGGGAAAAAATTAAGATTTTAAAGCCTTAATTTTCTTTTCCAGATATTCAGAAAAAGTATCGCTTATTTTTTTGTATCCAGGTGTGCCTTTTCCGTTCTCATTCTCCCATTCACTTAAGTATGAACAATAATAATAGACAGGAGGATTCTCTCCTTCATCATAAAAGAAAAAGTGAAATTGTTCTCCTCCATCTAAAGAAGATATCACCCAAAAATCTTTCTCTATTTTATAATTATCTTCAGTTAGTACATTTTCCACAGATTCTCTAAGACTTTTAAATCTATTAAAACTTGAAGAACTTGCAGACTGAAAAATGTTATTGTTTTTGCCCCCTAAGAATAAGAATTCACGATAAGAATCGGGAAACTTATTTTTTGAAAATTTTTCCATTTCCACAATTTGAGATTCATTAATTCCGTCATTTTTTTCTCCAATGATATCGGGGTTTGCTTTCATTGTTTTTAAATAATTAATTTCCATTATTTTCTAGTATTTAATAAATTTTCCAATTGGTCGTGCCCTTTAACACCTACATGTTTCCCTTTTGAGTTTTTTAAGAAAGGGTGCTCTACACCTATTGTAGCATTATACCAATTTCTCCTAATATCTAATTCTCGTTTACACATTATACAAGGTTCATATGTTGTTTTCAAACTAATTTCTAATTTCGCGCCGGACATATCTAGTAAAACCAGATCGTTGTCCATTTGTACTAGCATTTTATTTTCACTATCATACCACCTATAGTCATCTTCAACACTATCATAAAAAAGTTTTTTATTTCCAGAATTATTTGGTGCACCAATACTATTTTCTATTTTTTGACCTCTTCCAGAATGAGCAATATAATCAAAAAGATGTTCTTCACCATTCTTGAGTGTTACTTTCACTTTCATTGAAGCAATATTAGAAAACTCCAAAGAACCTTTTCGATATCGTGTAAGTAATAACAAATCTTCATGTGAAAGTTCTGTAATTCTTTTTGAAAAAAATGTATCCCAGTTTTGTTTAATCCGACGTCTGTTCATTTGTTTACGTCTGGAATCAAACTTTTTATTTAAATTTGATAAGTAATCTTTTTGTTTTTTTCCTAATTTTTTCTTAGAAGTTATTTTTTCTTTTATCGCTTCTTGCTTTTTGTTCCATCTTTCCTCAGCCCTCGTTTTAGGTGTACTTGCGACCTCTTCACCCAAGCCAAAAACTTCATCCACAAGCTTGTTCATTTTAGCGAAAAGTTCTTTTACTCCTTTTTTGAATTCACGAAGAATCATTTGGATGAAATCCAAAATTCTTGTTATCAAGTCTTTGGTAAAAGTAACGGTTTTTTCAATACCCTGAGAAATTTTTTCTAATGGTTTTAATATGAAAGATTCTATACTTTTAGCCAATTTTGCTAACGCAGCGGTTCCTCCGGTGAGGAGTGTTTCAATGATAATATCAATGAGGATTCCGATGAAATAGCCATAATAATAAGCTGCTTTTTCTAAAGAAAAGCCGGTTGCCGCATTCTCAATCCATTTAACCAAACGTATTATGGTTCTAAGTTGAAAAGTGATGGATTGATAAAGAAAATCTTTATAATCAAAATTCATAATTCCCCCAATTACATCTTCAATTAACTCTAAGAACATTTCTCCATATTCAACTTTGTTATCTGAGATGTTTCTCATTTCATAAACGGCTTTAAATACAAATCCAATCAATGAAAAAATACCGGCAATAATATCAATAATACTATTATAGATTCCACATAAAAAAGCATTAGCAATTTGGAAGCTTTTATAAATAATGTGCTGCATTCCGGTTAATGGATCAGCCAGATAATCTTCTATGCTATCAATTTGTTTAAAAAAAAGATTCAATGCTTTATCTACTCTGTTGTAGATATAATCAGGAAAAAGAGGAGAAGCTGCCCTAAGCAAGTTTTTAAAATACATTTTTATAGTATCAATTTTTTCAAAGAGAGCTTTTACCACTTTGGAAATTACTTGCTTTTGTCCATTAAGATTTTCATATGGATTTTGAGGCGCTTCATGCTCATAGAATTTTTTAAACTCATTATAAAGAACTTCGGGAATAAAAGTCGGAGTATATTCTCCTTCCCCGGGATTAGGATTCCAACCTTTTTCAGAGATCTTTAGACCTTCTATACCAATTGAAATGCCTGCAAAAAACTTTTCTGCCTCCTGAAAGATCTGTTTGGTGAAAAAATTAAATACTTTTGCAACTGCTGCATCTTTTAATCCTAAAAACCAACTTATTAAATCAACCTTATTTCTATAGATTCCATCTTCGATTAATTCTTTTAGTTTATCCGGTGTTATGGTGACTTCATGTTTTCTTGTAAAAGTCAAAAGGTCTGCAAAAGGAATATCTTTTTTGCTAGTAAGATTGGCACCAGCAACTGCTCTTAAAACCGTATTGTAATTATACTTATCATCTATTTCTAAAAAAAGAATAAGTTCATTACTTTGTGGTAATGCTTCCATAAAGAGTTGAAGAAGGAAAGCTCCGTTTTTACTTGCAAAAAGAACCACATCGATTCCTCCAATAGTTTCTGCAAAACGATTTCGGTAGATTATTACTTCTTCAATATTTTTTGTGAATACTGGTTCATCAGAATAAATTTGAAACCCTTTGGTTTCTGCAACTGGCCTACCGTTGTAATAGGTGTTAGCTATTTGTTTTGTAGTTTTTTGTTTTAATTCTGTTGGAGTCTTTAAGCTTGGCGTTTCTTGTGTAGTATTATTCGGACTATTTCCTCCCAAAATCTTATCGAAAGAATTTCCAATAAGAGGATTATTTAATATTTCTAAACTCATTTTGTGATTTTTGGTGTTAATAAAGGCAGAGTTTTAGGCTCTGCCAGTTTTGATTAATTGAGTGTGAGATTTTAGTTATATACCCTTATTTCGATCATTCCTAATGGGATCTCAAGATCACTAGCAGCAGTTAAAGAAAATCGAATTTCGGTATCGGAAGAGAAGCTATATGCCGGGGTAGTTGCCGTGGAATAAGTAGGGGCAAAAGACATATTCATCATCACAATGGTTTTACTATCTACGAATTGGCCTCCGGTCAAAACTCCTGTATAGGCGGCTGTTCCTGTTTTGCTCCAAGTAATAGAGCCTAAATTGTTGTCCAGGACAGTTGCAATTAAATTAAAAGAAGAATCTACTTGTAATCTCGCAACATAAGCTTTATAGTTCTTTGTTTCTGTAGTAGTATGAGTTTTTAAATCGCCATTAGAGTCAATAGCATAATCTGTGTAAGTAGTAGAACCCGGTGCTGCTACCTGGTAAATAACATTTACTTCTCTTTCTTCTTCAGGAGGTAATGCATTTACTCGTATAATTTTTCCAATATTGGACATTGTTTTTGTTTTTTTAGTTAATAATTTGATTAAAAAGAGTCTCTCGTAATAATAATTCTTGAAAGAACTGAGTTGAGAGATGTTTTAAGAGAGGGGGCATTCTTAGGTTATTTTGTCTGCGACAGTTTTATATTATCGAAACATGATCATTTTCAGATATTTTCAATAGTTTTCCGCTGCCCCATGACATATAGACTGTGGTTTTCCCTGGTGAGACTACGTCTACTGCACCATATCCTTCTACGTTTATTCTTAAATCAGCGCCGGAGCCAGATACATTGGAGAATTGATAGTATTGGTTATCTTTTAAATAAGTGATATTAACAGATCCGTTTGAAGCGCCTTCGAAAACAATATTATACTTTTTAACACGGGTGTCATCAAGATCAAAATGGCTACTATCTATTAATCTGTATACTTCCAGTATTTCAAAGTCATCATTATCGCGGACAACGTTTGATAAACTTGCTGTCAATTGTTCTAAGTTTACCGCATGATCTCCGTTTGTTGCTGCCGGTATAGCCGGGCTGGAGGTAAATGTTTTATTGCCGTTGATTGCCTCGTCTCCATTGGCATTCACAAATCTTTCATCGGAAGCCGTTTGATTGAAGTAGTTTTGCTGTAAAAATGTTGTTAAATAAGATTCAGTAACATAGTTAACATTATTACCGGATAGAACCCGACCTTTAGCATCAACGTTTACACTATTATATGTTCCTGCCGAAACTCCTGAATTAGCTAATGTCATGGCAAAACCAACATTTCCGGAACCGTCAACGGAAGCAGATCCGGTTACATCTCCTGAATAAGACAATGTTCTTGGAGCCGTCCATTTTGTTGCTGATAAAACATTTTTCGCAGCATCTGAAGTATTGTCTGCATTGGATAGTCCTATGTCTGTTTTAGACAGATTAACCACGCCTGTTTGTCCGTTTACAGAATCTACGGCTCCGGAGGTAATATAAATATAAGAAGAACCGCTCCATCTATAGGTTTTATTGGTATCTAAAGCAACATAGATCTTACCCGATTCTCCAGTATTTGGGAATGATGTCAAATTTGTAAATTCTAAGACGTCATCCACATAGCTTGGTAATTGTGTAGTAGGAATTAACCCGTTTGTGTCTAATGTGGCAATTCCGTTGGCGGCTCCTTTTTGTGAAGATGGAATAAAGCTGGAAGTACTCCAACTTTGTGTTGCTACATCCTGACCGTTAATTGATAATGCCCCATTAACTGCTATTCCTCCGGAGCTAATATATAAAGGATAGTTACCACCTGCTGAAAATGCGTGAAGTGATCCCGCCTGGTGATATACAGTGCCGACAGATGGGTTACCAAAAAATAATTGATTGAGGTTATTGGCATTAAAAACTTGGTTTCCATTTAATACAGGTGAAACAAACGCATTTCCAGTAAAGAAACCGGCTTCATCAATTCTTGCTTTTTCTGTGTAGGTAACTCCATTATCATATGAAAACTCAAAAGAATATCCTAAAGAATTTGTACCATTTCCTCTTTTGTTTCCGACTCTCCATCTAGTACTATAATGCGTATATTCGTGACCGGAAACTAAACCTTCCACACCTGCGGATGTTTTGTAAACTATAACATTGTTTTGGTCATTTCCTTTAAAATCTACAATTGATGAAGGGCTAAATGTTTTACTTCCGTCTATAATTTGATTAGTAGAACGAGTAACATAATTATCTGGATTAAAATTTTGTGTCGTCCAAAATTCCATCCAATCCCTAACACCATTAACTCCTTCTTTAGTTCTATACCAAAGTCTAGGCGGGACACCAGCATGACCATTATTATAATAAAAATCTAAATTATTATCGCCATTAAAATTTCCCTTAAATTTAATATACCCACCATAAGAAGCTCCATTAGGTCTATCTGTACCTCCCCAATCAGAACCATAATAACTTGAAATATATCCTCCATTGGGTATTTCAGCATCTAATGTGGTAGCAACTACTCCGATTTCATTAGAATGAATACTATTATTTCTAAATACATTGGTAATATCAGAGGGGACAACAGGATTAGGTAAATTAACATTATCCCAAATTTTTCTAAATGGATAACTGCTTGGATTATCTGAAAGATACCAGTTTCTATGCCACAATTCGCCACCATTCTGATGAAAAAATTCAGATGTAAAGGAATTGGCTGACATTTTCATAAATGTACCATAAGTGCTATTGTTAGGAAAATTTGTATTTCCTGAACCATTTCCTGTTTCTATTGAAATTATTGCACTGCCTTGGTCACCTATATTGTTAGCATCTACATTTGATTGGAAGATTCTTCCTTTGTTTGCTAAAAAATCGTTTAATGCTTTATGACCTCCACCACCAGTAAGAACATAATTATCATCTGAACCTGATCTTTTATATCCTGCTGCATTAACATAAGCCCAACCATTACTTTCTGACAATATACCTAAATCATTTGCTGATTGTCTGTTTATTCTCAAAATATTTGGCTTATCACCTAAAGCAACGTCTCCTGAAGATACATAACCAACTGATTCTATACTATGATTAAAAGTAGTTTTAGCATCTTCAACAACTATCTTTTCCTTTGCGTCTCTATAAATTATAAAGTTTTTATCATTCAAAGTACCCACTAGAAACCCGCCTGGTAATGATTGTACAAATCCTCTAGCATTATTTACGATGTCACCATCTAATGCCCATTGAGTATAAGAACCAACAAATCTTTTAATACTATGTATATCAGTATCACCTACAACAGGAACATAATTACTAGCATCTACAGATGATAATACTTTTGTCCAAGCAGTCCAAGTAGTTCCAGAATGTCTGATTCTTTTATATACATCACCTGCTATACCATTTCCAAGAATTGTAAAAGTTTGAGCTATCCAATCATCAGAATAATTTTCTACTAATAAAGTACCAATTGTACTCACAGGAGTATTTGTCCAAATATAATCACTTCTTAACCCTGATAGTATTTCATTATTAGCATCTGTACCAGCTTGTGAAGATCTTAATGGAAATGGATTTAGATTTCCAGAATGCCATAAATATCTTACAGGATTCCATGTTTCAGTATCACCATTTCTAGTTCTTACTCCAATTATATTATCATTAATATAGTTAGCAAATAATTCTGTTGAATAATCTTTTGCAGGGTGTCCAGAAAAATTAATTACTGAACCTGCATGTCCTGTTCCTGCCCAATTATAATCAAACCAGGATTTATTAATTCTTGTATCTGAACCATTATTTATACTGTCAGTTAAGTCAATGTTGTGATAATTTTCTAGTTGACTTGATAAAACAAAATCAGAAATAGCCTTATGTCCCCCTCCCGCAAGAAGTAATGAATTATCATCAAAACCTGATTTAATATAACCTTTAGCTAATAAAAAGTTATAATCCGAATCATCTGTATTTCTAAAACTAAATTGATTTGAATTTCTTAAACTTATAGTTCCTGCATAATTTCCAGGCTGATGAAATCCTATTGATGGGTATATAGTAGAGCTATTTCCTCTTACCTCAATTGCGCTTTCATCATATCTACTACCATTAGCTCCCCTAAAAATTTTCCTACCATCTGCTATTTGCTCAGTATTCAGCGTCATGTAGTTGGTAAGATCAACGGTTTCAGAAAGCTTATCCCATCCGGGAACTCCGGTATTATTTAAATCAATAACCCAGACATAGTTAGATCCGGTGTCTATAATATTCCATACATCTCCCTCCGTATTTCCTGAGCTCGGTAATGAAGCAAAATCAGCTACCGATCCTTTCGGTCTGTATACAGCAGAAAGTTTGGCGTCTACTTCTGTTTTATCATAGAATAAATTATCCGTTTGCGCTGAGGTGTAATAATCAGCCAATGTATTATTTAAAGCGGTTTGTGAAGTAAAGTTATCGGTGATGTATTTTCTTTGTACATAATGCTCATCACTTGTTGGCGGGATATAACCATCACCTTGCAAGCCAGAAGTATCTATAATCGCAGAAAATTGGCTATCAGACGCTGTTGCTGTTATTTCTATACCTGTATCATGGTGTAAATGGATAGAAGAGGAGGTATTATCTGTATCTCTACGTGATTCAGCAAGTACACTGCCCCCTTCTTGAATCGCTAAAACAGCTTTGGACAAATCGGGTGTATTGGATATAAATCCTACAGCGCCTTCTTTGCTGGTATCTACTTCTATATTTTTAGTTAGAGGTTTTCCTTCTACTGTTCCTGTTAACGGGACGTAACATGGTGTTTTTAAATCCCCATTAGCATCAATAGCATAATCTTTATAAGTAGCTGCACCTGGTGCAGCTACTTGGTAAATGACATTGTTTTCTCTTTTGTCAGGAGGGGGCAATGCATTTACTCTTATAATTTTTCCTATATCGGACATTTTGTTATTTTTTTTAAATTAAACCCAGTCTCCTGTAATGACGCTTCCACTGTTTTCCTGTATACCAAGAAGGTTGTCATTTTTTTCAAAATTGAATTTCTCTTCAGTAATTACTTCAGAAGGAACTTCGAAATCATCTGGATTTTCAGTTGTGAATGGTAAGGCATGAGCTACTTTCAACCCAATACTTTCTGCCTGAAGGATATTCAATGTCGTAGGAAGTCTTGTTAACCATGCTTTTCCTTGTTTTTCTCCTTTTGGCTGTTTCATTTCATCAACAATTGACAGATAAAGGTCATCACCGATTACAGGAACTTCGCCGCCATTCCAGATTTTTCCGGTGGCTAAATAGAATTGTACAACATCTTCAAATCCTGGGCGAACAGTTACGATCACTCTTGCCATTCCACTTTGTAAGAAAGCTCTGAATAAAGGATCCGTATTTTCCGACTGATAAAGATCATCCCAATTTTGTTTGTCGCCCCAGTAATAAGGATACAGATAATAAGAAAGATTCTCCCATTCAAAAGCTTGTTCCATGAATTTTACGAAAGCCGTATACTTATCTAGTTTTGAAGAAAGTTTAGTTTCATAATCTTTAAAAGTGTTTCCTTGTGTTAATCCCGATAAACCATAGCCGTGTGTAGAATCTGTTGCTCTATCTGTCATATATGAAATACAGTTTTTACGTAAAACAGTATTTTCAATCTGTCGGTAGAAATTAGGATTTGAATCTTTAATTTCTACGGCCTTACTTTTTTCTTCCTCTAATTTATTGTTGTATTCTACTAAAGCCTCTTCATAAGCATCAATAACAGCTTTAAATACTTTTTGCTGCCAAGCAGCTTTAGCTTCTTGTGTAAGCTCACAATAAATGGAAATATTAATATATGAAGTATAATAACTAGATGAATACGCAGCGATAGGGATACTTTTTCTAAATTCCTGAGTAAAAGGTGTGTATCCTTGTCCTTCATATCTTCCCCCATTTTGTAATCCTCCAAAAGAAACAAAAATAACATCTCCTGCACTTGCTGTTAATCCTCTCCCGTTATTAAGGTTTTCCATACCTGAAAGCCATGCTTTTGCTTTTTTCGCAGCATAACCATCTGGAATTGTTAAAGTATCTTTGTCACTGAAAAATAGAGATTTTGGATCTGCTCCACTAAATGATAATCCTTTACCTAATGTGATACTGCTTTCTGGTTTTTGATCTATTTCGACATTATATTTACTTGCCCAATATTTTAGTTTTGTATCATCAATTAAGTCTCCATAATTGGCAATCTGCATATTTCCACTTGCTCTCGGATCTTCAGGCTTTATCAAATTTGTTTGATCCGCAGTTTTAGCATTTGTCATCCCTAATGAATGTAGTTTAGCCGGCTCAGGAATCATAAATTCAAACATCATACGCTTACCATAGTTATAAACTTGATTTTTCATCAGTTTATCTACCCATCTGTAAACTCCTACAACATGCTTGTCTCCTTTTCTATTATCAAATCCATGAGAATTATTTTCTTCAAATTCGTCAATAATTTTTTCAATTCTCTCCTCATGTACTTTGGTTACAATCCTATCTAGAGCTCTTGCTGTAACATCCTGGGATTGGGTAACGGCCTGCCTTGTACTTTCTTCTTTGGATTTATGATTGGCATAATTTGTACCCAAGTCTAAAATGTAATTTTCTCCAAATTTCATATGAGCATTTGCTGAAACCCCAATATCCGTTGCCTCCTGCATTATCTTTGAAATTTCGTTTTGCATTTCATATCGATTAGCAGTTGTTGTATCTGTGAGCTGCTCTCTTTCTGAATCAGAAGATGTCGTGGTGGTATTCTCACTTCTTCTTAATTTTCGGGTAGATTTTTCACGATATTCCCTGGCCATAATATTCTCAATATTGGCTACTTCACCTTCTACATAAGCATGAGTGCTTTGCTCAACTTTTAGATAATCAGCAATACCAATATTTTTAAACCCAAATCCGGAAGGAATGAAAGTATTTTCTTCATCCACAATTACCGGAGGTTCGCCTTCTTCAACTTCAAGCTCAAATGCCCCTGAACTACATGTTCTTGCTTGAATTCCCGGAACCAAAATTTCCGTAGTTCTTCCGTTCGAAAAGACAATTTTCACTCTCAAAGTAGCATCCTGAATACTGTAAAAGTCTACTCCTGGGTAATGCATATCATTTAAGAAAATTGTATTTCCAGTTCTCGATTTCACAAAATAATCGCTGTCAATGCTTGTTGGTGAATTATTAGGAATCAAATTGTAAGAAATGTAGCTTACATCCCATGATGAATCAGGCACGGTTAAAGCCAAGTCTTGAGTATACGCTTTATAAATAAATTTTGGACAGACCTGATAGGTAAAAGGAACTGAAATGGTTCTGGAAACAGGAACAATTACTCCACCGATGCTTGTATAAGCCTCATCATTTCCCGCAGTATTTTCAAGAATTATATTATTAAGCCTCTCTACAGTTTCATTGATTGCCGAAGTGACTTCTGCAAATGTATTTCTCCCTTCTAATGATGCTTCAAGATCAGCAATATCTTGTTCTGAAGAACGTTCGATAGGTGTTTCTGTTGGTTCAAATCTATAACCTAAAACATCCAGTAATGATTCAATATTTTCCGGTTTTAATGAGCTGGCTAAGGATTCTGGAGCAATTTCTTCTCTGAAATTAAACTCAAATCCAGGAAGTTTTGGAAAGGGAATTGCTCTCGGCTGTTGGCAAGGGTCTTCCGGGTTATATTCTGTTCCGGAAGGTCTTACTCCGCAATACTCTGTTCTTGCAGCTTCAACAGCTTCACTGTATTCCTGGATAAGAGGTTCAATGATTGCTTGATGAGCTTCATTTTGAGTTTTATATTCAGCTTGATATTCTTTATGATATTGTTTTTCAATCCCAGAAAGGTTTTTCTTTAAGCTTTCGATTCGGGCAAGCTTGATTTTAGCGGTAGAAATCTCCTGCTGTTGCTTCATTTCCTCGGTTGGAAAGCTTTCTCTTACAGTACTGTTAGCAATTCTTGATGCGGTTTGAGATAGAGAAGGATTTTCATCCAGCATTAGTTCTTTTGGAAGCACAACTCTTGCTGTTGCTGCTACTTTAAAATCTTCTTCATTAGCTACAGGTAAAATGTGCAGTGCTAAAAGCATTTGCATAATAACTTCCTTAATATAGAAGTCTTTCTGAGTGACAACCTGATAAATTAAGTTATTCCATAATTGAGTGAGTTCAGGAGCTGCATAAATAGGAGGGAGTATTTCATCTTTCTTGTCAACAAATTCTGCATAAGTACACGTACTTCTGTTTCTGGCTAACCATGTTGCGAAATTATAAAGATCACTAAAGTCATTTTTTAGATAATTTACATCAGTGATGCATTGAGAGGAGGCTGTATAATTTTCAGCAGCTCCTCTTAAAAGGCTTTTTTTTGTTCCGGTTCCTGTTGTGACGGGGATATAAAAATGGTTGTCGGTTTTTAAAACATCAGGAATTAAAATAAACCTTTTGTCCTGATCTTTATCATCAGATAGTTGAGGACTTCTTAAACTTACGAATCTAAATAATGTTTGTGTTGGTGTGTTTTCTGCAATTGGCACTGCAGGTGTTTCATTTTCTGCCATTTTGTAATTTTTTGGTTTTAAAAGTTAAATATTGAAGCTTCTTTACATTAGAATAGCTTCTGTTTTTGCCTGTTTTTTCATGTGGTTCCAAGCAAAGTATTCCACTTTTGGGTTACATTTTTTGTTTCATTGTATTGGGTGTTTGGTGTTGATTTTTAGGCATAGTTCTGGCTGTTCAGCATTTTGTGAATGGTGAATTCAAAGGTTTTTTGAGATAGTATTGAATGGATTTTGTGTTGTATTGATGCTTTAAAAAGCAATACTGGGAAGTCTCAGAACTATGCGTAAAAATTAGGTTAATAAATATCTTCTTCGAGAATATCTTTCTCAAAATCTTCCCGGAAGAAATTTTCGATGTCGTTGAGATAATTGTCGTAGTCTATCTCGGTATTTTCGATGTCACTCCATTCAATCGTATAGAGGTCTTCATCGAAGGTCGTATTTGGATTGTGTTTTGGTGTTTCCATGTTTTGTGATTTGATGTGTTGGTTATGATTTGAACAGAATTTGGGCTGTTCAGCATTTGGGAATGTTGAATTCAAAAAGGTATTATTTAGTTTTTAAGATTGTTTTTTTGTGTTTTATTTATACTCCAAAGGTAGAAGCGAGGAGCGACAAAACTTGACGTGATTAAAATATTTCAGAAAAAATAATCATTTTCTTCTTAAGTGTTTCTTAATCAGAATTAAAATAAAATAGAAACAAATAAATGAAAGCAAATTGGGTTTTAATATAATTAAAATAGCTTATATTTTACAATTATAAGGTTAAAAACTTATATTTTGTTTTTAATTAATTTCTGAACGATTTGATTCAGGTTTTCTCTGTTATCATCAATATAGCTTAGTCCGGCTTGTATCAGGTTTTCAATATTAGAGCGTCTCACATTATCCATTGCAGGAGAAGCGTTTTTTAACGAAGGATTTAGTCGGTAATAATTTTTCTGATTTCTTAATCCCAGTGTTTGAAACATCTGGCAAAGCTGATAATCTACAGTTTCCGCATTGGCCGACATTAAAATATCAATAATTGGATTTACCCAGCCTATTTTTCCTGCTTTTTCCAGTTTTTTAAAAGAATAAGACTTTGCTTCAATTCCGGTTCCGATCGAAACAACAATCATGTCGTTTACGGTAGGGTGATTCGCTTTCTGATGATTCTTCAAGACTTCAGCAAAAGGAATTTTTCTCGCTTCTGCATAAGCGCAAAGTGCCGGATTATTGGCAAACATTCCACCGTCGATTAAACTAAAAATCTGTCCGTACATCGATTTAATCTGAACCGGCGTGAAGTAAGTCGGTGCTGCAGAAGTAGCCCTGCAAACATCTTTTACATAAAAATTATCCGTGCTTAAATAGGCA from Chryseobacterium camelliae includes these protein-coding regions:
- a CDS encoding SMI1/KNR4 family protein, translating into MKANPDIIGEKNDGINESQIVEMEKFSKNKFPDSYREFLFLGGKNNNIFQSASSSSFNRFKSLRESVENVLTEDNYKIEKDFWVISSLDGGEQFHFFFYDEGENPPVYYYCSYLSEWENENGKGTPGYKKISDTFSEYLEKKIKALKS
- a CDS encoding pyocin knob domain-containing protein, encoding MSDIGKIIRVNALPPPDKRENNVIYQVAAPGAATYKDYAIDANGDLKTPCYVPLTGTVEGKPLTKNIEVDTSKEGAVGFISNTPDLSKAVLAIQEGGSVLAESRRDTDNTSSSIHLHHDTGIEITATASDSQFSAIIDTSGLQGDGYIPPTSDEHYVQRKYITDNFTSQTALNNTLADYYTSAQTDNLFYDKTEVDAKLSAVYRPKGSVADFASLPSSGNTEGDVWNIIDTGSNYVWVIDLNNTGVPGWDKLSETVDLTNYMTLNTEQIADGRKIFRGANGSRYDESAIEVRGNSSTIYPSIGFHQPGNYAGTISLRNSNQFSFRNTDDSDYNFLLAKGYIKSGFDDNSLLLAGGGHKAISDFVLSSQLENYHNIDLTDSINNGSDTRINKSWFDYNWAGTGHAGSVINFSGHPAKDYSTELFANYINDNIIGVRTRNGDTETWNPVRYLWHSGNLNPFPLRSSQAGTDANNEILSGLRSDYIWTNTPVSTIGTLLVENYSDDWIAQTFTILGNGIAGDVYKRIRHSGTTWTAWTKVLSSVDASNYVPVVGDTDIHSIKRFVGSYTQWALDGDIVNNARGFVQSLPGGFLVGTLNDKNFIIYRDAKEKIVVEDAKTTFNHSIESVGYVSSGDVALGDKPNILRINRQSANDLGILSESNGWAYVNAAGYKRSGSDDNYVLTGGGGHKALNDFLANKGRIFQSNVDANNIGDQGSAIISIETGNGSGNTNFPNNSTYGTFMKMSANSFTSEFFHQNGGELWHRNWYLSDNPSSYPFRKIWDNVNLPNPVVPSDITNVFRNNSIHSNEIGVVATTLDAEIPNGGYISSYYGSDWGGTDRPNGASYGGYIKFKGNFNGDNNLDFYYNNGHAGVPPRLWYRTKEGVNGVRDWMEFWTTQNFNPDNYVTRSTNQIIDGSKTFSPSSIVDFKGNDQNNVIVYKTSAGVEGLVSGHEYTHYSTRWRVGNKRGNGTNSLGYSFEFSYDNGVTYTEKARIDEAGFFTGNAFVSPVLNGNQVFNANNLNQLFFGNPSVGTVYHQAGSLHAFSAGGNYPLYISSGGIAVNGALSINGQDVATQSWSTSSFIPSSQKGAANGIATLDTNGLIPTTQLPSYVDDVLEFTNLTSFPNTGESGKIYVALDTNKTYRWSGSSYIYITSGAVDSVNGQTGVVNLSKTDIGLSNADNTSDAAKNVLSATKWTAPRTLSYSGDVTGSASVDGSGNVGFAMTLANSGVSAGTYNSVNVDAKGRVLSGNNVNYVTESYLTTFLQQNYFNQTASDERFVNANGDEAINGNKTFTSSPAIPAATNGDHAVNLEQLTASLSNVVRDNDDFEILEVYRLIDSSHFDLDDTRVKKYNIVFEGASNGSVNITYLKDNQYYQFSNVSGSGADLRINVEGYGAVDVVSPGKTTVYMSWGSGKLLKISENDHVSII
- a CDS encoding patatin-like phospholipase family protein yields the protein MKKTTILSLDGGGIRGIITCIILRYIEEQLQLYDQPNARLGDYFDLVAGSSTGGLIASIILCPDEHRKAKYSIQKGLELYAEKGGDIFQVSFWERLVNPFGLLNEKISQEALEKNLNDFFGNLELKELIKPCLITSYDIENRRAKLFNSWNAYLSTDNFYVKDVCRATSAAPTYFTPVQIKSMYGQIFSLIDGGMFANNPALCAYAEARKIPFAEVLKNHQKANHPTVNDMIVVSIGTGIEAKSYSFKKLEKAGKIGWVNPIIDILMSANAETVDYQLCQMFQTLGLRNQKNYYRLNPSLKNASPAMDNVRRSNIENLIQAGLSYIDDNRENLNQIVQKLIKNKI